The sequence below is a genomic window from Meles meles chromosome 3, mMelMel3.1 paternal haplotype, whole genome shotgun sequence.
GGGTGCCCACAATGTCCACTGCAGACATGCTGTGCCATTCCTTGAAGAGGATGACGGAGGAGGTAACCACCACCGTGGTGAAAAACACATAGTAGATGGGGAACACCAGCGAGGTATTAAAAATGTCCAGTGCCCTGTTGAGGAAGTTGACCTGAGTGCTGAGAGAGAGTGCCAGGATGAGGGACAGGATGTAGGGGAGGGGGTGCCGCACCACTGGCATCCCTTGGAAGAAGTTCTTGATGGTGATGCCCAGGCCCTTGACAGCAGACACAGAGAAGGCTCCGATCACAGAGCAGATGATGATGTAGACAAGGATATTCCGTTGTCCGTAGCGTGGGGCGACGACGAAGATGAGGATGAGGCAGAACACCAGGAGAAGCACAGCAAACACGATGTACCCTTCAGGAGGGGTGGGATACAGATAACCAAGCTGCCGAGGGGGTGCTTAGTTTCTAGAACCTTCTACCCCTGGTCATGGGAGATAGCACTGAAAACCCGAGCCCTAAAGTCAGACAGACAAAGGGTCCAGCCCCACGTCACAACTTTTAAATAATTGGGGCAGGTTATTAATTAAAGCGCAAGACCtccttttccttatttgtaaaatagagcTAATACTAGGACCTTTCTCACAGATCTTTTTTTgtgggattaaatgagataatgcatgctATAAAACTGTGTcgttccccccgcccccattaaTACCCAATGTGACGGTATTTGGACGTGAGGCCTTTGGAAGGTGGCACCCTTTGGAGATGgcaccctcatgaatgggatcagtgtccttataagagagaccccagagagctccctcactccttccaccatgtgaggacacagagagaagttGGCCATTTATGAACCAAATTACGGCCCAAACCAGGGccttgatctcggacttcccAGAAGTATAAGAAATACgcttctgttgtttataagccccccagtctgtggtatccCGTTACAGCGGTCTGAACATACCAGGACAATGCATAGAATGTATTTAGAACCGTGCCTGGTACAtaataaacagaataaatgaCATCAATACACATCAGGCTGGGAAGCCTGTGAGCCAACCCTAAGACGGgccctcgccccccacccccgacttcCCTTCTTTAGCCTCCTTCTTCTCCAGGTGGCAGCACCTGGCACGGTCAGCACCCAGTGAGACCTTCCCTGGGGTTCATCCCCTGTGCTTTCCAGCTCCCTGGGGCGGGACGGGGCGGGGTCCTACCTGTGTCTTTCATCTTGGCAGCCATCTCCATGACGGTGGCAACCTTCTCTTCCTCGGGGGCGTGTATCACCATCACTGTGCTGCCGGCCACACAGATCACACAGCCCAGCTTCCCCAGCAGATTCAGGCTCTCTCCCAGGAAGTAGGAGGACAGGATGGCACTGCAGGCGGACAGGGGAGACAGGGATTAGCAGCCGGGCCTGGCCAGCGTCCTGAAGGAAAATGGCGGCTGAGCAAGCATTCATGGAGAAGAACAGATCAGGACTCACTACTCTGCCCCCCAAAAACCTTTGAAATAGATACTTACTTATGGGAGGGTTCTGGTGTGTGCTGGAGGAATGGACATACATGTGGATTTCTTTCACTGCAGAGACTAAAAGGATCCCCCAACAGAAAAGTCACAACAGCCCTCATGGCATTGTTGTCTAACTTCCCACCCAGTGAGCACATCTCCCCTTAACATTACGAACAGACTGCTTTCAGGCTTGGCTTGTATCCCTCTGATGGCAAGCAACTCACCCCTTCACAAGGCAAATGATTCTATCGTAGGTTCATTCTAATTACCAAACATGTGATAATTTCTATTCATTGCCCTATTTCAGCTCCTTGAGTTCCTTGAGTTCGTACAGAACAGATCTATTCCTTCTTCCATTTGTATATGTCAATATAAACCACCACAATGACAATTATAGGCACTATGTCCTAGCATAATACCTATAGGAAActtccacttatttttttttaagattttatttatttatttgatagagaggcagagaggcaggcggaggtggggggaagcaggctccccgctaagcagagagcccgagatcatgacctgagctgaaggcagaggcttaacccactgagccacccaggtgcccggaattTTCTACTTATTATATCCCATTAACATCTTATAACTCTTTGAGAAGTAAAATATACTATCCCCATTGtatagatgagaagactgagtCTCCTAAAAGTTAAAATAACTTGGCAAGGTCATACAACTAGTAAGTAGCAGGGCCAGGATTTTAGCTGAGTTTCTGTCTAATTATAAATTCCATGATTTTTCCTCTACACCTCATTGAAGAGAATTCCTGTGACTTCcctgtgttttctcttgcctGGGCAAAACCCCTGCAAGTTTCTTGCTATTCCTTGGTGATACGATTTTCGTTCCCTCACATCCTCAGATGAgctggcagaggggagggaggaaaggagggaaactgGACAAGGCAGGTGTGATCGCAGGACAGCTTTCTGTCTCTTTACGAAGGTAACATGAGCATAGGGTAAAAGGCAGTTGGCTGATCTAGGACTGAATTACTCCCCAAAGTTCTGTTTAAGGTACCAAGAGAGAGGGGATTGATGTCCAAGCTCCTCTGAATGTCTTCCGTCTCTCCTCTAAAACTACCAAAAAATTGGCATTCACGAGAGGTTGGGGGCATTCACATAGGCAGCAGGTCACACAGTGGAGAATTCCCTACCTCTTCCAACTTCCTAGAGTGGGAATTCGTACAGTAATCAGATAGGCGACAGTGTAATCATTGCTACATCAGCCAGCTGCGTGATGTGAGTCATGCCTCTGTTTATTCTTGATTGTGTCAATGTTACAAAATTGTCATCAagatagtaaaacaaaacaaaggaaactgTGTGTACTGGGTGTGGTTTGATGGGATTAACCATGGCGCCCAGGTTAAAGCCAATCATCTCAGCCAGCTTCAAAGGGGGCTCCAAGACCCCACTCTCTCTCCAGGAACTATGCTTATAGTTTGAGAGGAAGGTGGCAATGGGAAGCCCACAGAGTTAGTCCTTGAAGCAACGCCCTAGGGATTATTAGCACACGCATTGAGCAGAGCAGAAACAGAGGCTTAGGGGAGTTAAGGGGCTGGCCCATGGTAATATAGTTACTGAGTGGCTGAGCTTAAGGTCAGAGCTCAGGGAGAGCTGATCTCGAGCTCCTGCTCTCCAACTTGAATGCTGCACCTACTGACCCACCAAGACATTGAGTGAGATGTCCGGCTTGGGGGCACTGGAAGTCCTTCCAGCTGGTCTGGGCTTGGCTTCCCCCTCTATTGGCCATTCTTCTGAGGGGATGCTAGAGAAGAAGCAGCCAACAGTCCAAGTCTCGGAGCTCAGACCAGCACAGTGCCTCTTTCTGGGAGCTGGGACCGACCCAGGTCCCTGACTGCAAGCAGCAGGTGACCCCACTTACAGCTCCAGACCTCAACAAACTGAAaataggaaggagggagagacagcaagagaggagatGATAACCTTATGAGGACACTCAGTGCTCCCAGAGGCGTGACGACTGTCGCAGGGGCAAATGCGTAGGCCCCAAAGTTGGCAACTTCTCCTGCAGCCACTaggaaatgaagggagaaaacaGGGTAGTGTGGCCTCGATGTCCCAGCTCCAGCCCAAACCAACCTGGGTGGACACAGTTTCATTCAGTGATCAACCATTCCCAGAATCCCAGGCCTGCATTCCCTAGAATCTTGGTCCTTATGCTTTGCCCCTAGCGAATCTGATTGGAATGTCAGGCCCAGACTCTCCTGATCAAatccttccattttaaagataGGGCAAGCCAGGCCCAgagtccaaggtcacatggcatGTGGGTGGAAGGACGCCTTCCTATTCCCGAGGCATCTTGGCTTCTAGTCCAGGCCACTGTTAAGTGTGCTGCAGGAACACCTTATGTTTGGTCTGTATCTACAAGGTGCATTCTAGGAAGTGTTAATTGCCAAAGAAACATTTAGCTATTGATTCTCCAGATACCACTTGGTCATGGAGCCATCTGTCCCAGAGGAACTGTAGGCAAGTGGTTAGAAATTCTGACGTCCCCCAGGGCCGGGACGAGATGCACAGAATGTATTTATCCTCCACGTTTGAGTTTCTAGTTTGCAGACTCCTGCAAGTGCGTTTTCTGTGTCTACTGGTAGAGAATGGTCTGGGTCTACCCTTTGAAAGGAGAGGGTGAACGTGATGGCCGTGACTAAGACTGGGATCAAAACCTGACTTATAAATGGAAAGCTGGCTAATTTTCCACTCGAAAGAATTAGGATGGAAAGCCAGTGAGGGTGGGTGGAAAGCGGGGGGAATGTGCGAATGTGTAAATCTGGGCAAACTTTAAGTGGCAGACCAGCCGTGCACTACGTCAGCCAACACACTGCCTGTGGAATGGCAAACCTGGCTGAGGGGCGCCAAGACACTCGGACCGGCAGCTGGAGTCTCTCTGTTTCAAGGGAAGTTGAGAAATGATAACCTCTCTCATGAGCAGTTCTCTACGAGCCTCTCTGGGGATACAAGTTTCATGGATGCAGGACTCACTCGGGGTGGAGAATGTGATCCGAAATACGGGGAAGGTGTTCTGTCTATAACGACTGCCAAGGTTTTCCCTTTGAGAGTCACACTTCGCACAACGACAGAAATATCCCCACCCCCCCTCCTTTTGTGTCCGCCTCTGCCATCAGTGCGTCAGTGTGGTTAGGAAAGAGCCCACTTACTGGTGAGAAATCCAGCCCACCACATGGCGTCCTTCAGGTAGCCGTACCCTCCGTCCACTGTAGAAAGGAATGGACACGAAGTCAGAACTTGGCCGTGCTTTCTCAGGTCCTTTCTCATCTCTACCTTAACTCTCCAGTCTTGAGGGGTTCAATATATGTTCCCCGTGCTTAGTCCTCTGGGCGTGCCTCTGGGTCCCCTCCTGAGTGACTTTATCCGTTCCCAAAGTTGCACATACCATCTTTATGCTGGCGTCCTTATTTCATTTATGGGTACTGAGCCTTTCTCCTGAGCCTAGATGAACATCCAGTTGCTTACTTGACGTCTCTTGGATCTCCCACGGGCATCCCAAACTCTGTCCTAAACAGAACTCTTGATTTTAAGTGCTCcccgcccacccacccaccacagGAAACTCAGTAAGGGGTACTTCCATGGACCTAGCTGCTTAAGCCAGAAACCAGGGAATCGCCCTcgactctcccactcccccagcttctggGTTCCATCCAACgtgctgtttctctctccaaAGAGCATCTCACATGTGTCCACTCCACTGCCACCACCCGACTCCAGGTGGCTCTGGCCTGGGGTGAGGCCACAGCCTCCCCAGGTTCCTCTGCTGTCACTTTCTCACCCGTTCACTCAGAGCAGCCGATGGTCTTTTAAGGATGTAAATCATACTGTCACTCCTCAGCTTGTAACAGGCCAATGGCTTCCAAATACTCTATAAAAGACCAAAACCCTAAACAAGCCAGTTCACAGTTTTGACCGTGTTCACATCTCCAAAGGTACCTCTCTCCACTCTTCTTGCTATTACCTAGCCACTCGGGCTTCCTTCTAGTTCCTCTAAAATGAGGAGCTCTTTTTGGCCTTAAGAACTTTGCTTTTCTGTGTCAGGAATAGTCTTCTTAATGACATTTGCTTATCTCTACCCTCACTCTTCAGGGCTTTGCTTGAACGTTGCTTCCCCTAAGAGGCCCTCCCCGGCCCCTTATCTCTGCGATGTCTCCCTTGGGATTCTCTTTATCACACTAGCTCTTCTCCTTCGTGGTACTATAATttgaattaatgtatttattttctggcATTTTCCCCCCACTCAAATGGAGACACTATGACACCCAAAATTGTGTTTTGGGCTAGAACTGGAGCTAGAATTGGAACCTCAGGAGTCTGCTTCCAAAACACAGTGTCTCACAGAACATGACACTGAACATGTCCAAACCTGAACCATCCTGATGCCATAAACCTGCTCATCCTGCATTCTCCATCTCAGAAAACAGCGCCCTCATCTCCCCAGTTGCTCAAGGCAGAAGCTGAGTCAGTCTCGACTCTGTTTTACCCTCCCCTTGGAGCCAGTCAACACCAAACCCAGTAAGTTCTGCCTTTGAAAGCAACTCTGGACTCCACCATGGTCTCCATTCCCACCGCAATTCTGGTCTCCATTCCCACCTCAATTCCCCTGGTCccagctgtgctctctctctctcccctaacTGGTCTCCTAGGTGCCACGCTTGTCCCCTAATCCATTATCCACGCAGCAAACAGGAATTCCTTCAAATCGTAAATGGAACTATGTCTGTCCCCTGCCTAAAACCTTTGCCACTTACAAACTCTGGGGCCCAGTTTATAAGACCCTTCGCCATCTGGCCCTTCCCCCATCTTttacccccacctcccactcccagcCCTCCTGAGCTACTTTCAGCTTCTAACGtcactcatgttctctcaccctggagcctttgcacatgctgttctttCTACCACGATCtcctcttttccccttcccttagCCATCTCATCATTCAGGTCCCAGCTTCCAGATCATCTCTTATAGAAAACCTCCTCAAACCCTCCCAGCCTGGGCTTTACACGCCCCTCCAAAATATCCCCTAAGTGTCCTGGATATTCCCCACGATAAAGAGCACGTCACACACTGGGGAACAGTTGCCTGGATCCCCCACTCAGTTCAATGCCCCATGGGGCCCCGGGTCCCCATGTCCAGAGTGGGACCGGGCACAGCAGGTGTGCAGTGAAtgataattaaatgaatgaattcttttACACATGATTCCTTTCCTCCAGAATGGGTTCATAGATATACACCTTATTTCCAAGCAAACAACTGCCTCGTGGACAGAGCCTCAGTCATTCTTTTGTGGCCTGTGAGGGGCTCCATCTGGGAGGCCGAGGGGCCACGGGAGTGTGTGCCACTGCTCTGGGCAGAGGTATCTGTATTCCCATTTGGCAGGGAAGTCGTGGTTGCCCAGGATGACAGAGCTGATAAGAAATAAAACTGGACCCGATCTGGGGTTTCGGGTTCCTGGCCCTGAAACTTTTCCTTATCTGTACCCCAATTAACTTATCTTGAAGTTCTCCAGAAATGTTGGATTTTTAAAGGGAGGTCTCCTGAGGGTGGGCTGATTCCCAGCAAAGTTAACAATGAACCCTTTGTGACCATGGAGGCTAAGCTCGCCAACTGCCGAATGGGATCCCCGTGAAGGGAGGTTCACAGGGCTGGCTGGGGGCTCAGCTGCCTAGCACCATACACCCGTCCTCCCTGTCAGGACCCTACCAGCCCGTGTGGCCCCAGAGGCCACCAGTCGCTGAAGGCCTTTCTTCTTGAGGATGACGCTGCTGCCGATGAGGAAGCTGGACAACAAGGCCAGGCCCAGACCAACGTAGAAGCCATAGTTCTGCCTGAACCTCTCCTTCCAGCTGTGAGAGGTGACATTGTTGGGCACCTGGGGGCTGAGGTCACTGACGATCTGGCACAGGACTTGGTGGGAGGAGCAGTACAGGCTGATCAGGGAACCTGGACGGGAAGAGCACGATAAAAGAGTCACACCGGGGACATCTGTGTGCTTTCAAAATCCTGAAACTGGCTACTGTTTCAGACCCCATAGTTCAGCCGCAGTGGCCCCCCATCCACACAAGGGGCTTCAACCCAACAACAATAGATAGCATCCTCTGAGTGCCTACTCCCGGCTAGGAGATTTATTTGCAGAACTCATCCAATGTTTATGACCATAGGTCAGATAAGTGCTGCCTTGagttcccatttcatagatgagaaataGAGGCCATGAGATGTCAGGCACCTTGCCTAAGAACACAGACTGTCTGACTCCAGAACTCTAGCACGTGACCACTAAGGTGTTCGGATGCCTTACACACCAAGCAGAGTCCTCCAAGCTCCCAGGCATCAGTGACTCCAACCTCCCACTCTCCCGAGGCatcccctcccagcctctggaCCTCTGACAGCTCAGGATCACACAGGGATTCTCCCCTCCAAGCAGCCTCTTCACTGCCATATCCCCACCTCCAGCCACAGTCGAGACTGCTGATAGTTAACATGAGGGAGTGAGGCTAGAGCGCCCACAGCCCCTTCTAGGCCTGCAGATAACCAAATATAAGCAGCCTGTTGGTTACAACTGATCATTTCTGGGCCTTATTCTAAGACCTCTGGGGCCCATGGTCAGTGGCAGGGGCCTCCTTCCAGCCTCAGTCAGATTGCTGTCCCTGTCGCCCCATGGAGCATCCCTTTAGTTCGCCTTCCGAGTCCTAGAGATCCTGAGAGCCTGAATCGGCCCTCATGTCCCAGAACCCACCAACCCTTGCTTGTCCTTCTGGCACAAACACTAAGGACAATAGGACAACCTTGGGCCCGAGGGGCACACCCTCTGTCAGGGGAGCTAAGTCGCCCAAGTTCAGAAAAGCCACCTAAATCACAGCCAGTAATCTCCCAGCGCCAGGACCACATGCTCCTCTGCTCTGGGGTGTTCCATGAGCATTCTCAGCATGGAAATGGCACAGGGACCCCGTGGCACGGGGCCCTGATAGGTTCGGTAAGCTGAGTAAGACGACACCGTCAGCACACAGTGAAGCCAAACTGTTCTCCGTGTGATGTCAAAGCCATTCTCTTAACTGCTACCTGTGCCCCGCGGGGCAGGCAGCAAGGGCAGGCTGGGGCTTCGCTTTGTCTCTTGAGGGTTGTTTTAAACTATGAATTCATTACCTACATTTAAAATCAGATTTCCCATGAAAATCCAGCTTTTGATCTGCCTCTGTTTACCTTATGGAGCGCACCTTCCCAGAGCCCACCACTGACTGCCGCTGAGAGTGGCTGCCCCCTTAGGACATGTTCTATGCAATTCCCCAGGGTCCATATCTGCTGCCCTTTGGTCATTTGGGTTATGTGCTCAGTCCCTATAGGCATCTGAATTTGTGACCGCCAGTGGTAGAAGGTCTTTTTCAAACTGTAGGGCACAAAACTCCAGGCTCCTGGGCCAAGGATGGAAGCCTGGGCCAGGCACTTCTCCTCAGAGCAATGAGAACTACAGGCCGGCACTAGATAGGCATCAAAGTCCAAGGTCATGCAGCTCTGGCATTGGCAGTATCTGGATCATAGAGTGGCATCTTGGTCGAATAAGGAAAGACCAATGTTGACCTTTCTTCCATGGCACAGAAGCAGAGAACAATGGTGCTGGAGAGCCCCAGAAGACAGCCTGGCTAACCCTCTTACTTGCAGCcaggaaaactgaggccctgagGAGGAGAAGGACTTGCTTGAGTCTCACAAAAACgtagtggcagagctgggcctgGAAGCCACCAGGGGACATCCATGTGTCTTTTGCAATGGGTGATCTCTCTTCCTAACACCTGTGTCACAATCAAGAGAAGGTATGACAAGAAGCCATCTCCATCCCTACTCAGATTTGGTCTGACCTCTCACTCCTGTTCCTCAGCTCAGATGGCCGAGTCTGGGGAGTTCCCTGAACGCAGGAAATGAGCCAGAGCCAGGATATGGGCCAAGGAAGGTGACTCCCTAGAAGAAGGCCAATCCCATTCCCACGCCCTtcacctgccctcctgaaggcGCATCTCCAGGAGGTGGAGCCAAACTGTGAGCTTGCCTGTTTTGGGAAGCCTGAAGCACCCAAGGGCTCGGCAGCCTCCACTGAATTAAGTTTTCCcataaggacagaaagaaaaagaaagagagggctGATGGCCAAAGGAAATCCAGCTCTGGGGAGGATGCTCATTAGACAAATGGCTGTTGGGCCTGGTGATTCCCACTTCTCTTCCAGATATGCTAGGACCAGGGAACATATTCTTCCCCAGGGGAAGGTGAGGCCGAAAATGGACTGCATTGTTGGTCAGGAAACCAAAGCCAGCCAACACCCACAGAGCTGGCTTTGAACACTTTGCTGGGCAAGAGAAGTTAGAGAAACAGCGCTCGCCAACAGGCTGCCAGAGCAAGGGGAGGTAGGAACATGGAGACACATCAAGAAAGGAGTATAGGAACAAGAGTGCAGGTTTGAGAATCTAAGAGCTCTGATTTTACATTCCACTCCCCCAACTGCAGGACCTTTGGGCAAATTATCAGGCTTTTCAGGGCCTCCGTTTCTTTCTCTCCATAAAGGAGAGAGCAAGGTAAAATACCTACTTGCCCTCTAGAGTtaaggactaaatgagataatgcaggtAAAGGGCCTAGTCTACCACCGCATTCCTGGTAAGAGCCAAACGCACAGCTCAGGGTCTTTTCTTATCccttcctgttttttttcccctcattttcctACAAGGTGCATTTGGGTTTCGCCATGGTGTGTCTGCGCCCCTTTCCCTGGTCTTTGATGGGCCCCACGGAGACAACCAGACCCGAGCAGgtaagagaatctgaagcaacTATACATAAGAAACGACCATGaaacaccgccccccccccccccgcccctccacctcTGGCTGACCAGCTCCAATCAATTCTGCTGCCTCCGCCTCCTCCCGCCCCCACGCGTCCCTTTTCCTCCCATTCCCCCTCTCAGGTCCCCATCTCCGAAGGTGGGGAAGTCTGCCAGaaccctgctcctcctccccgcccaaGACGACCCGACCACAGGTCACGCTGACCCAGCCCTCCCCGGTTTGGGCCCCGCAGGAGAGCACGCGAGGGAAAGGAGCAACAGGGAAGGGAAGGCGCGAAGCGCGCGGCGCTCCCGGGTCCCCTGGGGCCCGCACGCACCGTTCTGGCAGCTGGCGTTGCTGGCCGGCAGCTCCATGGGCCCGGGCTCACGGACCGACCGACGACGCGCGGGCGGCTGGCGCCCCGGGCTCCCCGGCTCCGGAGCAGGTGGCCGAGACTCGTCCCGGCGTGGCCGGCGTGCGAGAAGCTGCTGGGGTCGGGCCCAGGGGTGGAGAGAATGACGCGCCCCAGAGGGGGACGGTCCCCGGGGAGGAGTCACCCGGCGTCTCGGGCAACTCCCTGGGTCGGGGGCCCAGCGCCCGGGCTGCCCGCCCAAGGGCACGCGCCCTCCCGGGGTGGGGAGGCTGCCGGGCTCCCCGGGAGGGAGTCGCCGGGttgctcccc
It includes:
- the NIPAL4 gene encoding magnesium transporter NIPA4; protein product: MELPASNASCQNGSLISLYCSSHQVLCQIVSDLSPQVPNNVTSHSWKERFRQNYGFYVGLGLALLSSFLIGSSVILKKKGLQRLVASGATRAVDGGYGYLKDAMWWAGFLTMAAGEVANFGAYAFAPATVVTPLGALSVLISAILSSYFLGESLNLLGKLGCVICVAGSTVMVIHAPEEEKVATVMEMAAKMKDTGYIVFAVLLLVFCLILIFVVAPRYGQRNILVYIIICSVIGAFSVSAVKGLGITIKNFFQGMPVVRHPLPYILSLILALSLSTQVNFLNRALDIFNTSLVFPIYYVFFTTVVVTSSVILFKEWHSMSAVDIVGTLSGFVTIILGVFMLHAFKDLDISQTSLPHMHKNPTPSPTPEPTVIRLEDKNVLVDNIELSSTPSPEEKPRVFIIHS